The following proteins come from a genomic window of Ornithinimicrobium cryptoxanthini:
- the uraH gene encoding hydroxyisourate hydrolase yields the protein MTSHLSTHVLDATAGGPAIGIDVVLERRQEAGWVQVASGTTDADGRIGDLGPGQLPPDTYRLTFAVASYFAARETASFYPEITVTFEVEGADHYHVPLLLSPYAYSTYRGT from the coding sequence ATGACCTCCCACCTGAGCACCCACGTCCTGGACGCGACGGCTGGGGGACCGGCGATCGGCATCGACGTCGTCCTTGAGCGCAGGCAGGAGGCCGGGTGGGTCCAGGTGGCCTCCGGCACCACGGATGCCGACGGCCGGATCGGCGACCTGGGCCCCGGTCAGCTCCCTCCGGACACCTACCGCCTGACTTTTGCGGTGGCCAGCTACTTCGCTGCGCGGGAGACCGCCTCGTTCTATCCGGAGATCACGGTGACCTTCGAGGTCGAGGGGGCGGACCACTACCACGTGCCGCTGCTGCTCAGTCCCTATGCCTACTCCACCTACCGCGGCACCTGA
- the allB gene encoding allantoinase AllB — MSGPGPSAYDLVIRGERVCTTAGVQPREVAIIAGVIEAVVPLGQDLTSDTVIDLAADEVLLPGLVDTHVHVNEPGRAEWEGFDTATRAAARGGVTTLIDMPLNSVPATVDVAALAEKVAATQGKRHVDVGFWGGAVPGNTGGLRALHDAGVFGFKCFLLHSGVEEFAPLDPEELEQDLRELATFDALMIVHAEDSRAIDRAPHAEGDQYERFLRSRPRGAENLAIAEVIERARWTGARVHILHLSSSDALPMIASARREGVQVTAETCPHYLTLSAEDIPAGNTAFKCCPPIREASNRDLLWRGLQDGVIDCIVTDHSPCTPDLKGLDTGDFGTAWGGIASLQVSLPVVWTEARARGITLEQVVEWMAATPAALAGLRTKGAIAVGYAADLSIFAPDESFVVRAEELEHRNPITPYDQRTLSGVVRRTFLAGAEIDFDRPAGALLWRGKA, encoded by the coding sequence GTGAGCGGGCCTGGCCCCTCGGCATACGACCTGGTGATCCGGGGCGAGCGGGTCTGCACGACGGCAGGTGTGCAGCCCCGGGAGGTCGCGATCATCGCAGGCGTGATCGAGGCGGTCGTCCCGCTGGGCCAGGACCTGACCTCCGACACGGTGATCGACCTGGCGGCCGACGAGGTGCTGCTGCCTGGACTGGTGGACACGCACGTCCACGTCAACGAGCCGGGACGCGCGGAATGGGAGGGGTTCGACACCGCAACCCGGGCCGCCGCACGGGGCGGGGTGACCACGCTGATCGACATGCCGCTGAACTCCGTCCCCGCCACCGTCGACGTGGCCGCTCTCGCGGAGAAGGTCGCCGCGACGCAGGGCAAGAGACACGTCGACGTCGGGTTCTGGGGCGGGGCCGTGCCGGGCAACACCGGTGGGCTGCGCGCCCTGCACGATGCCGGAGTGTTCGGCTTCAAGTGCTTCCTGCTGCACTCCGGGGTGGAGGAGTTCGCGCCCTTGGACCCCGAGGAGCTCGAGCAGGACCTGCGCGAACTGGCGACCTTCGACGCCCTGATGATCGTGCACGCCGAGGACTCCCGTGCCATCGACCGGGCACCGCACGCCGAGGGCGACCAGTATGAGCGGTTCCTGCGCTCGCGGCCCCGCGGGGCGGAGAACCTGGCGATCGCCGAGGTGATCGAGCGCGCCCGGTGGACCGGGGCGAGGGTGCACATCCTGCACCTGTCATCCTCGGACGCGCTGCCGATGATCGCCAGCGCCAGACGTGAGGGCGTGCAGGTCACGGCGGAGACCTGCCCCCACTACCTGACACTGTCGGCCGAGGACATCCCGGCCGGCAACACGGCGTTCAAGTGCTGCCCGCCGATCCGCGAGGCCAGCAACCGGGACCTGCTCTGGCGGGGCCTGCAGGACGGCGTCATCGACTGCATCGTCACCGACCACTCGCCCTGCACCCCAGACCTCAAAGGACTGGACACCGGCGACTTCGGCACGGCCTGGGGTGGCATCGCCTCCCTCCAGGTGAGCCTGCCGGTCGTGTGGACCGAGGCCCGGGCGCGTGGCATCACCCTCGAGCAGGTGGTCGAGTGGATGGCAGCCACACCGGCCGCGCTGGCCGGCCTGCGCACCAAGGGGGCGATCGCCGTCGGCTACGCCGCCGACCTGTCGATCTTTGCGCCGGACGAGTCCTTCGTGGTGCGTGCCGAGGAGCTCGAGCACCGCAACCCGATCACCCCCTACGACCAGCGCACCCTCTCCGGGGTGGTGCGGCGCACGTTCCTGGCCGGCGCGGAGATCGACTTCGACCGCCCCGCCGGCGCACTGCTCTGGAGAGGAAAGGCATGA
- the pucL gene encoding factor-independent urate hydroxylase, which yields MSTVDTTPRELPSEHAQLRTASHGKAEVHLVRVEREGPVHHISDYTVSSAIRGDLDRIYTHGDNATCVPTDTQKNLTFSLARDGVGTPEEFGLKFGRFMAAEWPQIVTGGRWQVMKVEWDRIVGDQGPHDFSFVRRGKEERHAVVQADGGDLRVVAGLKELTVLKSSGSAFVGYPKGTYTTLPETTDRIMSTDVSAWWEYNTLEADWDGIFASVRHIILAEFAERFSMALQNTMWAISSRIIDTHPEINTVRMQCPNNHHFVVDLEPFGQDNPNVVFYAADRPFGDITAEVVRTGTTPSDLAWGTIPSFS from the coding sequence GTGAGCACCGTCGACACCACCCCGCGAGAGCTGCCCAGCGAGCACGCGCAGCTGCGCACCGCCTCCCACGGCAAGGCCGAGGTCCACCTCGTCCGCGTCGAGCGCGAGGGCCCGGTCCACCACATCAGCGACTACACCGTCTCCTCGGCCATCCGCGGTGACCTGGACCGGATCTACACCCACGGCGACAACGCCACCTGTGTGCCCACCGACACCCAGAAGAACCTCACCTTCTCCCTCGCCCGCGACGGCGTGGGCACGCCGGAGGAGTTCGGGCTCAAGTTCGGCCGGTTCATGGCCGCGGAGTGGCCGCAGATCGTCACCGGAGGACGCTGGCAGGTGATGAAGGTCGAGTGGGACCGCATCGTCGGTGACCAGGGTCCCCACGACTTCTCCTTCGTGCGCCGCGGCAAGGAGGAGCGCCACGCCGTCGTGCAGGCCGACGGCGGGGACCTGCGCGTGGTGGCGGGGCTCAAGGAGCTCACCGTCCTGAAGTCCTCTGGCTCGGCCTTCGTGGGCTATCCCAAGGGCACCTACACGACCCTGCCCGAGACCACGGACCGCATCATGTCCACGGACGTGTCTGCGTGGTGGGAGTACAACACCCTCGAGGCAGACTGGGACGGGATCTTCGCCTCGGTGCGGCACATCATCCTCGCCGAGTTCGCCGAACGGTTCTCGATGGCTCTGCAGAACACGATGTGGGCGATCAGCTCGCGCATCATCGACACCCACCCCGAGATCAACACGGTCCGGATGCAGTGTCCGAACAACCACCACTTCGTCGTCGACCTCGAGCCCTTCGGCCAGGACAACCCCAACGTCGTCTTCTATGCGGCCGACCGCCCGTTCGGTGACATCACCGCCGAGGTGGTGCGCACCGGCACGACCCCCAGCGACCTGGCGTGGGGCACCATCCCGTCGTTTAGCTGA
- a CDS encoding bifunctional allantoicase/(S)-ureidoglycine aminohydrolase produces MTYHVPRGGLPPQTALTTDRAVFTGSYAVLPARTMSDITASLLPHWKGTRLWVLARPLSGFAETFAQYLMEVAPGGGSDAPEPDAGAEGVLFVVGGQVELTLGGTVHTLTSGGYAYLAAGTTWSLHNRTGEKASFHWIRKAYQRADGVGLPDSFVTHARDVAGVTMTDTGGAWSTQRFVDPSDLRHDMHVNIVTLQPGASIPFPETHVMEHGLFVLQGKALYLLNTDWVEVEAGDFMWLRAFCPQACYAGGPGPFSYLLYKDVNRHVRLTL; encoded by the coding sequence ATGACCTACCACGTCCCCCGAGGCGGACTCCCGCCTCAGACAGCGCTGACCACCGACCGGGCGGTGTTCACCGGGTCCTACGCGGTGCTGCCGGCGCGGACGATGAGCGACATCACCGCGAGCCTGCTGCCGCACTGGAAGGGCACGCGACTGTGGGTGCTGGCCCGCCCGCTGAGCGGGTTCGCCGAGACGTTCGCGCAGTACCTGATGGAGGTGGCCCCCGGCGGGGGCAGCGACGCCCCCGAGCCGGACGCCGGCGCCGAGGGGGTGCTGTTCGTGGTGGGCGGGCAGGTCGAGCTGACCCTGGGTGGGACGGTGCACACCCTGACCTCCGGGGGCTACGCCTACCTCGCTGCGGGCACCACCTGGTCGCTGCACAACCGCACCGGCGAGAAGGCCAGCTTCCACTGGATCCGCAAGGCCTACCAACGGGCTGACGGCGTGGGCCTGCCCGACTCGTTCGTCACCCACGCCCGGGACGTCGCGGGTGTCACCATGACCGACACCGGTGGCGCGTGGAGCACCCAGCGGTTCGTCGACCCGAGCGACCTGCGCCACGACATGCACGTCAACATCGTGACGCTGCAGCCCGGGGCCTCGATCCCCTTCCCCGAGACCCACGTCATGGAGCACGGGCTGTTCGTCCTGCAGGGCAAGGCGCTCTATCTGCTCAACACCGACTGGGTCGAGGTGGAGGCCGGCGACTTCATGTGGCTGCGGGCGTTCTGCCCCCAGGCGTGCTACGCGGGTGGTCCCGGGCCGTTCAGCTACCTGCTCTACAAGGACGTCAACCGGCACGTGCGGCTGACCCTGTAG
- a CDS encoding FAD-dependent monooxygenase — protein MQFHHHGYVKHDPRIKEPAGTGIDRPAELPDTMDVLIVGAGPAGIIQAAQLTNYPSVTTRIIESRPHRLEIGRADGLWPRSSETFQAFEFRDRIAEEAMHLREMNFWGPHPANPAVIARGVRAADPPAHISEFPPIVVNQARVIDYFAEYAANGPAKIEPDYGYEFVDYSRDDSDEFPVQVRLRDPDGQERQVRTKYLVGCDGARSLVRDSAGIEVIADQAAHAWAVMDILAVTDFPDFRTKCGIQSDKDGTVLLIPREGGFLVRFYVSLGDVDDANRAQVRATTVEEAIERAKRILNPYSLDVREVAWYSVYEVRHRIAQQFDDARTAPASDAGPRVFIAGDACHTHSAKAGQGMNVSMQDGWNLAWKLGQVLEGRSAPSLLSTYAAERLVIAEDLIAFDKEWSAMMSKRPEEFSSPQEIGDFYVDSAEFPNGFSTEYQPSTLTGEATHQELAADFPIGKRFKSAEVSRVADTTPRHLGHHFRADGRWRLYAFADTDGTAVADLANWLEHSPQSPVTKFTPEGADIDGVFDAKVIYQQPYQEIDLGQVSRYFLPDVGPLRLTDYEKVYAALPDSDIFNIRQIDRQSGALVIVRPDMYVAHVLPLTAREEITEFFANSMLVQQASESIVVDA, from the coding sequence GTGCAGTTCCACCACCACGGATACGTCAAACATGATCCACGCATCAAGGAGCCCGCTGGCACGGGCATCGACCGCCCGGCCGAGCTCCCAGACACCATGGATGTGCTCATTGTCGGCGCCGGCCCAGCCGGCATCATCCAGGCCGCCCAGCTCACGAACTACCCGAGCGTGACCACCCGCATCATCGAGAGCCGACCTCACCGTCTCGAGATTGGCAGGGCGGACGGACTCTGGCCGCGCAGCAGCGAAACGTTCCAGGCGTTCGAGTTCCGGGACCGCATCGCCGAGGAGGCAATGCACCTGCGAGAGATGAACTTCTGGGGCCCCCACCCGGCGAATCCCGCCGTGATCGCGCGTGGCGTTCGCGCTGCCGACCCGCCTGCTCACATCTCTGAGTTCCCGCCCATCGTGGTGAACCAGGCCCGTGTGATCGACTACTTCGCTGAGTACGCCGCCAACGGGCCGGCCAAGATCGAACCGGACTATGGCTACGAGTTCGTTGACTACTCCAGGGATGACTCGGACGAGTTTCCCGTCCAGGTTCGCCTGCGTGACCCCGACGGACAGGAGAGGCAGGTGCGCACGAAGTATCTGGTGGGCTGCGACGGCGCCCGAAGCCTGGTCCGTGATAGCGCCGGGATCGAGGTCATCGCGGATCAAGCTGCCCACGCCTGGGCAGTGATGGACATCCTTGCCGTCACCGACTTCCCCGACTTCCGCACAAAGTGCGGCATCCAGTCAGACAAGGACGGGACGGTCCTGCTGATTCCTCGCGAGGGTGGCTTTCTCGTGCGCTTCTACGTCTCGCTCGGGGATGTCGACGACGCGAATCGCGCCCAGGTCCGGGCGACGACCGTCGAGGAGGCCATCGAGCGCGCCAAGCGCATCCTCAACCCCTACTCCCTCGATGTGCGGGAAGTGGCGTGGTACAGCGTCTATGAGGTGCGTCACCGGATCGCACAGCAGTTTGACGATGCCCGGACCGCACCGGCCTCTGACGCCGGACCGCGAGTATTCATCGCGGGGGACGCGTGTCACACCCACAGCGCCAAGGCAGGTCAGGGCATGAACGTGTCGATGCAGGACGGATGGAACCTGGCATGGAAGCTGGGACAGGTTCTCGAAGGCCGGAGTGCACCGTCGCTTCTGTCGACCTACGCGGCCGAACGGCTCGTCATAGCCGAGGATCTGATCGCCTTCGACAAGGAATGGTCCGCCATGATGTCCAAGCGCCCAGAGGAGTTCTCCAGTCCGCAGGAGATAGGCGACTTTTATGTCGATTCAGCCGAGTTCCCCAACGGCTTCTCAACCGAGTACCAGCCCTCCACCCTGACCGGTGAAGCCACTCATCAGGAGTTGGCGGCCGACTTCCCGATCGGCAAGCGGTTCAAGTCAGCCGAGGTGTCACGTGTCGCGGACACGACCCCACGGCACCTGGGGCATCACTTCCGCGCGGATGGGCGCTGGCGGCTGTATGCCTTCGCCGACACCGACGGAACCGCAGTGGCTGACCTCGCGAACTGGCTCGAGCACTCACCCCAGTCACCGGTGACGAAGTTCACTCCGGAGGGCGCAGACATCGACGGCGTGTTTGACGCCAAGGTCATCTATCAGCAGCCCTACCAGGAGATCGACCTGGGGCAGGTCTCGAGGTACTTCCTGCCCGATGTCGGGCCCCTTCGTCTGACGGACTACGAGAAGGTCTACGCGGCACTCCCCGACTCGGACATCTTCAACATCCGCCAGATCGACCGACAGTCTGGAGCCCTGGTGATCGTGCGGCCCGACATGTATGTCGCGCACGTCCTGCCCCTCACCGCTCGCGAGGAGATCACCGAGTTCTTCGCGAACAGCATGCTCGTGCAGCAGGCGAGTGAGTCGATCGTCGTCGACGCCTAG
- the uraD gene encoding 2-oxo-4-hydroxy-4-carboxy-5-ureidoimidazoline decarboxylase: MAVALEEFNTAPSQEAAALVRACADVDRWVWAIVAGRPYASVDDVTSAAEVVAVPWTDAEIDAALARHPRIGDRPLGAGADAEMSRREQADVASDAQTQAELAAGNAAYEARFGHVFLIRAAGRTAPEILAVLQQRLGNTPEDERQTAARELREIAALRLRGALTR, encoded by the coding sequence ATGGCCGTGGCGCTGGAGGAGTTCAACACCGCACCGTCGCAGGAGGCCGCCGCCCTGGTGCGGGCCTGCGCGGACGTGGACCGCTGGGTCTGGGCCATCGTGGCGGGCCGGCCCTACGCGAGCGTCGACGACGTGACCAGCGCGGCCGAGGTGGTGGCCGTGCCGTGGACGGACGCAGAGATTGACGCCGCGCTCGCGCGTCACCCCCGCATCGGCGATCGTCCCCTCGGCGCCGGGGCCGACGCCGAGATGTCCCGTCGCGAGCAGGCAGACGTGGCCTCCGATGCCCAGACCCAGGCCGAGCTGGCGGCGGGCAACGCCGCCTATGAGGCCAGGTTCGGCCACGTCTTCCTGATCCGCGCCGCCGGTCGCACCGCGCCGGAGATCCTCGCCGTTCTCCAGCAACGGCTCGGCAACACTCCCGAGGACGAACGCCAGACCGCCGCCCGGGAGCTCCGCGAGATCGCCGCGCTCCGGTTGAGAGGAGCCCTGACCCGATGA
- a CDS encoding alpha/beta fold hydrolase, producing MTDSPDPTPLVLLHGLGQAPMAWEDVIVPLYPSRRLLTPWVPGLKPTDKERVTVADAAAKLDTDLMLEGMQAVDLGGQSYGAVVATRLAADFPERVRRLVLIAGLVRPPRALMKMQLRMLKMMPASRLADSSVSKERLLHTLDIVRNIDLTDALPKITAPTLVLIGSKDVANRSSAQALASGIPGAQLREVPGAGHQVNLEQPTALVEILREFLDD from the coding sequence GTGACTGACTCGCCCGACCCGACCCCGCTCGTCCTCCTCCACGGACTTGGCCAGGCGCCGATGGCGTGGGAGGACGTGATCGTGCCGCTCTATCCGTCGCGTCGTCTGCTCACCCCGTGGGTGCCCGGACTGAAGCCGACGGACAAGGAGCGGGTCACGGTGGCCGACGCCGCCGCGAAGCTGGACACCGACCTGATGCTCGAGGGCATGCAGGCGGTGGACCTGGGCGGCCAGTCCTATGGCGCCGTCGTGGCGACCCGGCTGGCCGCAGACTTCCCGGAGCGGGTGCGCCGGCTGGTGCTGATCGCCGGCCTGGTGCGCCCGCCGCGAGCGCTGATGAAGATGCAGCTGCGGATGCTGAAGATGATGCCCGCCTCGCGCCTGGCCGACTCCAGCGTCTCCAAGGAGCGGCTGCTGCACACGCTGGACATCGTGCGCAACATCGACCTCACCGACGCGCTGCCGAAGATCACGGCGCCAACGCTCGTGCTCATCGGGTCCAAGGACGTGGCGAACCGGTCGTCGGCCCAGGCGCTGGCGAGCGGGATCCCCGGGGCCCAGCTGCGCGAGGTCCCCGGCGCCGGCCACCAGGTCAACCTCGAGCAGCCCACGGCGCTCGTGGAGATCCTGCGGGAGTTCCTGGACGACTAG
- a CDS encoding NADPH-dependent FMN reductase produces the protein MTSPKIGIIVSSSRPSRIGHKVAQWVSELAPYGTEVEIVDLAAIDLPFLAEPELPATGNYTMDSTVAWSEKVREFDGLILTVPEYNAGYPAVLKNAIDTIHAEWSELPIGVIGYGWGGAASATNQLGEVLDRVKAARLDGPGLKFGQDLTPEGELLDGAPEEDVRGLYDQVVAAVSELSAA, from the coding sequence ATGACTTCACCCAAGATCGGCATCATCGTCAGCAGCTCGCGCCCCAGCCGGATCGGCCACAAGGTCGCCCAGTGGGTCTCAGAGCTGGCTCCCTACGGCACCGAGGTCGAGATCGTCGACCTGGCCGCGATCGACCTGCCCTTCCTGGCCGAGCCTGAGCTGCCGGCCACCGGCAACTACACGATGGACAGCACCGTCGCGTGGTCGGAGAAGGTTCGCGAGTTCGACGGTCTGATCCTCACGGTGCCCGAATACAACGCCGGCTACCCCGCCGTTCTCAAGAACGCCATCGACACCATCCACGCCGAGTGGAGCGAGCTGCCGATCGGCGTCATCGGCTATGGCTGGGGCGGCGCTGCCAGCGCCACTAACCAGCTGGGCGAGGTCCTCGACCGCGTCAAGGCTGCCCGTCTCGACGGCCCCGGTCTGAAGTTCGGCCAGGACCTGACTCCGGAGGGCGAGCTCCTCGACGGTGCACCGGAGGAGGACGTCCGTGGTCTCTATGACCAGGTCGTCGCTGCGGTCAGCGAGCTGTCTGCTGCCTGA
- a CDS encoding HNH endonuclease signature motif containing protein, with protein MAITGTGVGVGEALSGSGSVTPEMVELMFAQWEREQASEDWEAALDAAQWRAIDVALAQEQVSGCAAEELAGGLAAAGRGLDRAGVDAEELVRVFDASMSEGLEAVGRLEAQLAGVRFSLAFEAASRGLHTAVGLSLVDWLRVRCPMLSKQEACQVQDVVRAAGHHWGAPLAEAVRTGTGAVHRVAKVARTMRRLASSLDVDQQQDYARIATGAATNPGISDQDLDVVCQKLLIDLLDEKPREEAKATAQELRRVTSRPLGRGMTRFTVDAPEGDAGLIDGVLCGPLAAPTPAEDGTPDGRMPGQRKYDAFWLTFNRGVSNPGAPPSSGRASVIVTVKADPATGRPEGAAVSSTGAVLDAAQAGRLACVGDVTPIVLGEHGQPLALGRTVRLATPGQFKALMVRDGQCTYPGCSVPGTWCDSHHLIWWCRGGGTDLELLVLLCPRHHTLVHDQDLMATITGSVVTWHV; from the coding sequence ATGGCGATCACGGGGACGGGGGTGGGAGTCGGGGAAGCGCTCTCCGGCTCGGGTTCCGTGACGCCTGAGATGGTCGAGTTGATGTTCGCGCAGTGGGAGCGGGAGCAGGCCAGCGAGGACTGGGAGGCCGCGCTGGACGCGGCTCAGTGGCGCGCGATAGATGTGGCCCTGGCCCAGGAGCAGGTGTCGGGGTGTGCGGCTGAGGAGCTGGCGGGAGGGTTGGCTGCTGCGGGGCGGGGTCTGGACCGGGCGGGGGTCGACGCGGAGGAGCTGGTGCGGGTCTTTGACGCCTCGATGAGCGAGGGCCTGGAGGCGGTGGGCCGGTTGGAGGCCCAGCTGGCCGGGGTGCGGTTCTCGTTGGCGTTTGAGGCCGCGTCGCGGGGGTTGCACACCGCGGTCGGGCTGTCATTGGTGGACTGGTTGCGGGTGCGGTGCCCGATGCTCTCGAAGCAGGAGGCGTGCCAGGTCCAGGACGTGGTCCGCGCGGCCGGTCACCATTGGGGTGCGCCGTTGGCTGAGGCGGTCCGCACGGGGACCGGGGCGGTGCACCGGGTGGCGAAGGTGGCCCGCACGATGCGCCGACTGGCGTCCTCGTTGGATGTGGATCAGCAGCAGGACTACGCCAGGATCGCCACCGGTGCGGCGACCAACCCGGGCATCAGCGATCAGGACCTGGATGTGGTGTGCCAGAAGTTGTTGATCGACCTGTTGGATGAGAAGCCGCGCGAGGAGGCCAAGGCCACCGCCCAGGAGCTGCGGCGGGTGACGTCGCGGCCGTTGGGTCGGGGGATGACCCGGTTCACGGTGGACGCCCCGGAAGGGGATGCGGGGCTCATCGACGGGGTGCTGTGCGGTCCGTTGGCCGCGCCAACACCAGCTGAGGATGGGACACCGGATGGGCGGATGCCGGGGCAGCGGAAGTATGACGCGTTCTGGTTGACGTTTAACCGTGGCGTCTCTAATCCTGGTGCCCCACCGTCGTCGGGCCGGGCGTCGGTGATCGTGACGGTCAAGGCGGACCCGGCGACCGGGCGGCCTGAGGGGGCGGCGGTCAGCAGCACCGGTGCGGTGCTGGACGCCGCCCAGGCGGGACGGTTGGCGTGTGTGGGGGATGTGACCCCGATCGTCCTGGGTGAGCACGGTCAACCCCTCGCGCTGGGGCGCACGGTGCGGTTAGCGACACCGGGGCAGTTCAAGGCGCTGATGGTCCGTGACGGGCAGTGCACGTATCCGGGGTGTTCGGTGCCCGGGACGTGGTGCGATTCGCATCACCTGATCTGGTGGTGTCGTGGTGGCGGCACCGATCTCGAACTGCTGGTCTTGTTGTGTCCGAGGCATCACACGTTGGTCCACGACCAAGACCTGATGGCCACCATCACCGGCTCCGTCGTGACCTGGCACGTGTGA
- a CDS encoding DUF6986 family protein, producing the protein MGALDEVRNRIEVLLAAADSRTAAHYPGDAGGRQPVHSVYVPADRVDADLPTRWGSAALTALEEAGGVQHLIAVHGLVKDPAEAERIGEQVLDKLSREPIEDLRIDFEDGYGDHGDATEDAAVTAAVESIRAAEAAGSLPPFVGIRFKCLEPATRARGLRTLESFVSELAADGLPDGLVLTLPKVTTVQQVQAMVLALEALEGSLGLPEGRLRFEIQVETPQAVLGPDGSSLIGPMIAAGRGRVSGLPYGTYDYSASLGIAAADQSMDHPAADFAKAMMQVATAGTGVRLSDGSTNVLPVGSREAVDAAWALHGRLVMRSLRRGFYQGWDLHPAQLPSRYAATYAFFRAGLPEVLGRLDTYLGRRSGPVLDEPATAKAMAGFLLRGLDCGAVRAEEVPFQVTALRQLVHGTGAVASDQL; encoded by the coding sequence ATGGGTGCGCTCGATGAGGTCCGCAATCGGATAGAGGTGCTGCTGGCCGCGGCCGACTCCCGCACGGCGGCGCACTACCCCGGGGACGCGGGCGGGCGCCAACCGGTGCACTCGGTCTACGTCCCTGCCGACCGGGTCGACGCCGACCTGCCGACCCGCTGGGGCAGTGCGGCGCTGACCGCCCTGGAGGAGGCCGGGGGGGTCCAGCACCTCATCGCGGTGCACGGCCTGGTCAAGGACCCTGCCGAGGCCGAGCGGATCGGCGAGCAGGTGCTGGACAAGCTGTCCCGCGAGCCGATCGAGGATCTGAGGATTGACTTCGAGGACGGCTACGGCGACCACGGAGACGCCACCGAGGACGCTGCGGTGACCGCGGCGGTCGAGTCGATCCGCGCCGCTGAGGCGGCCGGCTCGCTGCCGCCGTTTGTCGGGATCCGGTTCAAGTGCCTGGAGCCGGCCACCCGGGCCCGGGGCCTGCGCACGCTGGAGTCCTTCGTCAGCGAGCTCGCCGCGGACGGGTTGCCCGACGGGCTGGTCCTGACGCTGCCCAAGGTCACCACGGTGCAACAGGTGCAGGCCATGGTGCTCGCGCTGGAGGCGCTGGAGGGCTCCCTGGGACTGCCGGAGGGTCGGCTCCGGTTCGAGATCCAGGTGGAGACACCGCAGGCGGTCCTGGGGCCGGACGGCTCCTCCCTGATCGGGCCGATGATCGCCGCAGGGCGGGGGCGCGTGAGCGGCCTGCCGTACGGCACCTACGACTACAGCGCCTCGCTGGGCATCGCCGCAGCTGACCAGTCGATGGACCACCCGGCCGCCGACTTCGCCAAGGCGATGATGCAGGTGGCCACCGCCGGCACCGGTGTGCGGCTGTCCGACGGGTCCACCAACGTGCTGCCGGTCGGCTCGAGGGAGGCCGTGGACGCGGCCTGGGCACTGCACGGCAGGCTGGTGATGCGCTCGCTGCGGCGTGGCTTCTATCAGGGGTGGGACCTGCACCCGGCGCAGCTGCCCAGCCGGTATGCCGCGACGTACGCCTTCTTCCGGGCTGGTCTGCCCGAGGTGCTGGGTCGGTTGGACACCTACCTCGGGCGACGCTCCGGCCCCGTGCTGGACGAGCCAGCCACCGCCAAGGCGATGGCCGGCTTCCTGCTGCGCGGTCTGGACTGCGGTGCCGTGCGGGCGGAGGAGGTGCCGTTCCAGGTGACGGCGCTGCGCCAGCTCGTCCACGGGACTGGCGCCGTCGCCAGCGATCAGCTGTGA